From Microbacterium croceum, a single genomic window includes:
- a CDS encoding GNAT family N-acetyltransferase, with translation MVDQTPLQNGGLAPEYPIPTARLLLRPIAADDAVAMHAYKSDPDAVRYVPYAPLTLGEVEQRIATTWSRTVFTAEGDGICLAVEERESGALVGDVVLFWRSETDRAGEVGYIFDPRFSGRGYATEAVDALLALGFDGLGLHRIAARIDERNAASARVVERLGFRREARLVESEWFKQEWTTLLIYGLLEGEWRERSASVR, from the coding sequence GTGGTGGATCAGACGCCGTTGCAGAATGGGGGACTCGCCCCCGAGTACCCGATCCCGACCGCACGGCTGCTGCTGCGACCGATCGCGGCCGACGACGCGGTCGCGATGCACGCGTACAAGTCGGATCCGGATGCGGTGCGCTACGTGCCCTATGCCCCGCTGACGCTCGGCGAGGTCGAGCAGCGCATCGCGACGACCTGGTCGCGCACCGTCTTCACGGCGGAGGGCGACGGGATCTGCCTCGCGGTGGAGGAGCGCGAGAGCGGTGCGCTCGTCGGCGACGTCGTGTTGTTCTGGCGCAGCGAGACCGATCGCGCGGGCGAGGTCGGCTATATCTTCGACCCCCGGTTCTCGGGGCGCGGTTACGCCACGGAGGCGGTCGACGCGCTGCTCGCGCTCGGCTTCGACGGGCTCGGACTGCATCGGATCGCGGCGCGGATCGATGAGCGCAACGCCGCGTCAGCACGCGTCGTGGAGCGGTTGGGCTTCCGCCGCGAGGCGCGTCTCGTCGAGAGCGAGTGGTTCAAGCAGGAGTGGACGACGCTCCTGATCTACGGCCTCCTCGAGGGCGAGTGGCGAGAGCGGTCCG
- a CDS encoding DUF3137 domain-containing protein produces the protein MSAPQSPLTFDAAPLTDPVDPAAVRAFAAEVRARGAQGPAISTIIGIVVAVVVTLVLVPTVVTVIVSLAAASGSPAAAAIPLLLIGLVLAAIAIMIWLGWRNGRDTRYRLDRFARANGMSYEARVADPPLPGMIFSLGRSRLATDLVRGSTPRFVEFGNYQYTVQRGKNSTTYRWGYVAVKLDVPLPNIVLDAKGNNGFGSNLPASFQKEQRLSLEGDFDQHFTLYCPAGYERDALYLFTPDIMARFIDNAAQLDVEIVDDWLFLYTQRKVSTLDPATWAWLFGAVGALLTKFDQWARWRDERLLAEHAESAASRPAASSDAALPFAPPAGLLTPPPGVAPQGRRLKRSGTWLPIVVLIAFGVFWLWSRLN, from the coding sequence GTGAGCGCTCCGCAGTCTCCGCTCACCTTCGACGCCGCACCCCTCACCGACCCTGTCGATCCGGCAGCCGTCCGCGCATTCGCCGCTGAGGTGCGGGCGCGCGGAGCGCAGGGGCCGGCGATCTCGACCATCATCGGCATCGTCGTCGCGGTCGTCGTGACACTCGTGCTGGTGCCGACCGTGGTCACGGTCATCGTCAGTCTCGCCGCGGCCAGCGGCTCCCCCGCGGCTGCCGCGATCCCCCTGCTGCTCATCGGCCTGGTGCTGGCCGCGATCGCGATCATGATCTGGCTGGGTTGGCGCAACGGACGCGACACCCGCTATCGGCTCGACCGGTTCGCACGGGCGAACGGGATGTCGTACGAGGCTCGCGTCGCCGACCCGCCGCTGCCGGGCATGATCTTCAGCCTGGGACGCTCGCGTCTGGCGACAGACCTGGTGCGGGGTTCGACGCCTCGCTTCGTCGAGTTCGGCAACTATCAGTACACGGTGCAGAGGGGGAAGAACTCCACCACGTACCGATGGGGCTACGTGGCGGTGAAGCTCGACGTGCCGCTGCCGAACATCGTGCTCGACGCCAAGGGCAACAACGGCTTCGGATCGAACCTGCCGGCCTCGTTCCAGAAGGAGCAGCGACTGTCGCTCGAGGGCGACTTCGACCAGCACTTCACGCTGTACTGCCCGGCGGGCTATGAGCGCGACGCGCTGTACCTGTTCACGCCTGACATCATGGCCCGCTTCATCGACAACGCCGCACAGCTCGACGTCGAGATCGTCGACGACTGGCTCTTCCTGTACACGCAGCGCAAGGTGTCGACGCTCGATCCGGCGACGTGGGCGTGGCTGTTCGGTGCCGTCGGGGCGCTGCTCACGAAGTTCGACCAGTGGGCGCGGTGGCGCGATGAGCGGCTGCTCGCCGAGCACGCGGAATCCGCGGCGTCACGACCAGCAGCGTCATCCGATGCCGCCCTGCCCTTCGCTCCGCCTGCGGGCCTGCTCACTCCGCCACCCGGTGTCGCACCGCAGGGCCGTCGGCTCAAGCGCAGCGGAACGTGGCTGCCGATCGTCGTCCTGATCGCGTTCGGCGTGTTCTGGCTCTGGAGCCGACTGAACTAG
- a CDS encoding IS481 family transposase codes for MTAPSCDVQGRCWPVAVAAKMFMTSPPTARKWAARFRVEGPAGMTDRSSRPRSMPTKTSPTMVKRIVKARWRRRLGPMQIAGELGIPASTIHAVLVRCRINRLSHIDRVTGEPIRRYEHDHPGSLIHVDITKFGNIPDGGGWRFVGRQQGDRNREATAKRTGQRHAHYKPNVGTAFVHTVIDDHSRVAYAEICMDEKAVTAIGVLERATAWFADHGVTVERVLSGNGSAYKSYAWRDACAALGIRHKRTRPYRPQTNGKIERFHRTLADGWAYARFYGSEAERRAALPGWMHFYNHHRHHSAIGAPPISRIENNLPGHHT; via the coding sequence ATCACCGCCCCTAGTTGTGATGTCCAGGGACGTTGTTGGCCGGTCGCTGTCGCGGCGAAGATGTTCATGACCTCACCGCCCACAGCACGGAAATGGGCTGCACGGTTCCGGGTCGAAGGGCCTGCGGGGATGACCGACAGGTCCAGTCGGCCGCGGTCGATGCCGACCAAGACGTCGCCGACGATGGTCAAACGGATCGTGAAGGCACGCTGGCGGCGACGGCTCGGGCCGATGCAGATCGCCGGAGAGCTGGGCATCCCCGCCTCGACCATCCACGCCGTGCTCGTGCGGTGCCGGATCAACCGGCTCAGCCACATCGATCGGGTCACGGGAGAACCCATCAGACGATACGAGCACGACCATCCCGGGTCGCTGATCCATGTCGATATCACCAAATTCGGCAACATCCCAGACGGCGGCGGGTGGCGGTTTGTCGGCAGACAGCAGGGCGATCGGAACCGGGAGGCGACGGCGAAGCGGACCGGGCAGCGGCACGCCCACTACAAACCCAACGTTGGCACTGCGTTCGTTCACACCGTCATCGACGACCACTCCCGCGTCGCCTACGCCGAGATCTGCATGGACGAGAAAGCGGTCACCGCGATCGGAGTCCTCGAACGCGCAACCGCCTGGTTCGCCGACCACGGCGTCACAGTCGAACGCGTCCTCTCCGGCAACGGCTCCGCCTACAAGTCCTACGCCTGGCGAGACGCTTGCGCGGCGCTCGGGATCCGGCACAAACGCACGCGCCCCTACCGTCCACAGACGAACGGCAAAATCGAACGCTTCCACCGCACTCTCGCCGATGGCTGGGCCTACGCCCGCTTCTATGGATCCGAGGCCGAACGTCGAGCCGCGCTACCCGGCTGGATGCACTTCTACAATCATCACAGGCACCACTCCGCAATCGGAGCCCCGCCCATCAGCAGGATCGAGAACAACCTGCCTGGACATCACACCTAG